A genome region from Flavobacterium sp. CFS9 includes the following:
- the rocD gene encoding ornithine--oxo-acid transaminase, translated as MIHTENALSSKSEVLIEKENKYGAHNYHPLPVVLERGEGVYVWDVDGKKYFDFLSAYSAVNQGHCHPKIVKAMVDQAQKLTLTSRAFYNDKLGNYEEFVTKYFGFDKVLPMNTGAEAVETALKVCRKWAYEVKGIPENQAQVIVCENNFHGRTTTIISFSNDEVARKNFGPFTDGFIKIEYDNLAALEKALESSKNIAGFLVEPIQGEAGVYVPSEGYLAKAKELCEKHNVLFIADEVQTGIARTGKLLAVQHENVQPDILILGKAISGGVYPVSAVLCNDEIMNVIKPGQHGSTFGGNPVAAAVAVAALEVIKEEKLAENAERLGIILRKGLNEIAERNDLITLVRGKGLLNAIVINCGEDSDLAWEICLKFRDNGLLAKPTHGNKIRLAPPLVMTESQIQECLEIIEKSLNAFKN; from the coding sequence ATGATTCATACTGAAAATGCCCTGTCGTCAAAATCAGAAGTTTTGATTGAAAAAGAAAATAAATACGGAGCGCATAATTATCATCCACTTCCTGTTGTTTTAGAAAGAGGAGAAGGTGTTTATGTGTGGGATGTAGACGGAAAAAAATACTTTGATTTTTTATCTGCTTATTCAGCCGTAAATCAAGGACACTGCCATCCAAAGATTGTGAAGGCTATGGTGGATCAGGCTCAAAAACTTACACTGACTTCGCGTGCTTTTTACAATGATAAATTAGGTAATTATGAGGAATTTGTAACGAAGTATTTTGGTTTCGATAAAGTATTACCTATGAATACGGGTGCCGAAGCAGTTGAAACGGCTCTTAAAGTATGTAGAAAATGGGCTTATGAAGTAAAAGGAATTCCGGAAAATCAGGCACAGGTAATCGTGTGCGAAAACAACTTTCACGGAAGAACGACTACTATCATTTCGTTCTCAAATGATGAAGTAGCACGCAAAAATTTCGGACCTTTTACAGATGGATTTATAAAGATTGAATACGATAATCTGGCTGCTCTTGAAAAAGCATTGGAGTCGTCAAAAAATATTGCAGGATTTTTAGTAGAACCTATTCAGGGAGAAGCAGGAGTTTATGTTCCTTCTGAAGGATATTTAGCTAAAGCCAAAGAATTGTGCGAGAAACATAATGTTTTGTTCATTGCAGATGAGGTTCAGACAGGAATTGCGCGTACCGGAAAATTATTGGCGGTGCAGCATGAAAATGTACAGCCTGATATTTTAATTTTAGGAAAAGCGATTTCAGGCGGGGTGTATCCGGTATCGGCAGTTTTGTGTAATGATGAAATTATGAATGTAATCAAACCGGGACAACACGGATCTACTTTTGGAGGAAATCCTGTTGCTGCTGCGGTTGCAGTTGCAGCTCTTGAAGTAATCAAAGAAGAAAAACTTGCTGAAAATGCAGAACGTCTTGGAATTATTCTAAGAAAAGGGTTAAATGAAATTGCAGAACGTAATGACTTAATTACACTAGTTCGTGGTAAAGGGTTATTAAATGCAATTGTAATTAATTGTGGTGAAGATTCAGATTTGGCTTGGGAAATTTGTTTGAAATTCAGAGATAACGGATTATTGGCTAAGCCAACTCACGGAAATAAAATTAGACTGGCACCGCCTTTGGTGATGACAGAATCTCAAATTCAGGAATGTCTTGAGATTATCGAGAAATCATTGAATGCTTTCAAAAATTAA
- a CDS encoding cyanophycinase, which produces MKNRFPSYLSNQKILIVILLFTVSLLQAQNPKGKLFIIGGGDRSDALMKQVLSVSELTKKDFIVVLPMSSEEPDSSFIFFKTQMIKLTPNPIVMLNFNKETAQNKKLTDSLQKAKLIFISGGDQTRFMNIVQNTLIKTAIQKAYQNGSTISGTSAGAAVMSEKMITGNQKLQKEYSGTFDNIRYDNLETAEGLGLLKTAIIDQHFLKRNRYNRLLSALVEFPSLTGIGIDESTAIIVRNNQIEVAGESEVIVVKNPKGILRSKKNNLISIENLQMSIYTAGQKFNIK; this is translated from the coding sequence ATGAAAAACCGATTTCCCTCCTATCTTTCGAATCAAAAAATCCTGATCGTTATATTACTTTTTACGGTTAGTCTGCTTCAGGCACAAAACCCTAAAGGCAAACTGTTCATTATTGGCGGCGGCGATCGGTCTGATGCTTTGATGAAACAAGTTTTAAGTGTTTCTGAATTAACCAAAAAAGATTTCATTGTCGTTCTACCCATGTCCAGCGAAGAACCGGACAGTTCCTTTATTTTTTTCAAAACACAAATGATAAAATTAACTCCGAATCCAATTGTGATGCTTAATTTCAATAAAGAAACCGCTCAGAACAAAAAGTTAACCGATTCACTTCAAAAAGCAAAACTGATTTTTATAAGCGGCGGAGATCAAACGCGTTTTATGAATATAGTTCAAAATACTCTCATTAAAACGGCAATTCAAAAAGCCTATCAAAACGGAAGTACCATTTCCGGAACAAGCGCAGGAGCAGCAGTAATGTCTGAAAAAATGATTACAGGAAACCAGAAACTGCAAAAAGAATACTCCGGAACTTTCGACAACATCCGTTACGACAATCTCGAAACTGCTGAAGGTCTAGGATTACTCAAAACAGCAATCATCGATCAGCACTTTTTAAAGAGAAATCGTTACAACCGATTGCTTTCTGCATTAGTCGAGTTCCCTTCTTTAACCGGAATCGGAATTGACGAAAGCACGGCCATCATCGTCCGAAACAATCAGATTGAAGTTGCGGGTGAAAGTGAAGTAATTGTCGTTAAAAATCCCAAAGGAATTCTGAGATCAAAAAAGAACAATCTCATTTCAATCGAAAATCTGCAAATGAGCATTTATACTGCCGGACAAAAATTTAACATCAAATAA
- a CDS encoding Lrp/AsnC family transcriptional regulator — MDILDEFDISIIKELEKDGRMAFSAIAANLKISNTMVHQRINRMIEQGVIGGIKPVIQEKNIGYDWASFTGITLNKDSDSDRIIEELKKIPEITECYYVTGSFTLYIKIIAKNHEHMRRILYEKIDGIPGIAKTDSIIELGCAFKRNISL; from the coding sequence ATGGATATATTAGACGAATTTGATATTAGCATCATTAAAGAATTAGAAAAAGACGGAAGAATGGCTTTTTCTGCAATTGCTGCTAATTTGAAAATATCAAACACCATGGTGCATCAGCGTATAAACAGAATGATCGAACAAGGTGTAATTGGTGGAATCAAACCTGTCATCCAGGAAAAAAACATAGGTTATGACTGGGCATCTTTTACGGGAATAACCCTGAATAAAGATTCTGATTCAGACCGGATTATTGAAGAATTAAAAAAAATTCCGGAAATTACAGAATGTTATTACGTAACGGGATCCTTTACGCTTTACATCAAAATCATAGCCAAAAATCACGAACACATGCGCCGAATCCTTTATGAAAAAATCGATGGTATTCCGGGCATCGCCAAAACCGATTCTATTATTGAATTAGGCTGTGCATTCAAACGAAATATCTCTTTGTAA
- a CDS encoding RagB/SusD family nutrient uptake outer membrane protein, whose protein sequence is MKSNTILLFMFFAVFFTSCQDELNIEPKQREDASVTLSTEEGVTNVLTGTYALAARGNAYGGRILVYADLLGATGATATTEFRFRGSFGELRQMYIKQMLADNVIITGTYSRCYEIINAANTVIDNISKVKDPSKQARMIGEANFLRSLAYFDLVRFFAKPYVSGQPNNQLGIVIRDKAIYDFNADLSKERSTVAEVYKVIIDGLNLAYTNLPKDNSFYADKYAAKALLARVYLQQGNYALARDAADDVIKNSGHSLSTKYADAFNHDTDQAEDVFAIQITKQTGVNDANTFYSAENNGGRGGDISIRDPYLKKFTDPNDDRAKFNYVNPVNDRILTLKFTDQFANVGIIRLAEMYLIRAEANFRAGTVVGNTPIDDINIIRTRANAQKLTAVTLDAILLERQFELAMEGFSIHDIRRTKGSIDVSVDGDGSELLSYDADVLVFPIPILEMDANKKITQNPGYSK, encoded by the coding sequence ATGAAATCAAACACTATACTATTATTTATGTTTTTTGCAGTCTTTTTTACAAGCTGTCAAGATGAATTAAACATAGAACCAAAGCAAAGAGAAGACGCTTCTGTAACGTTAAGTACAGAAGAAGGGGTTACCAATGTACTCACCGGAACTTATGCTCTTGCTGCAAGAGGAAATGCTTACGGAGGAAGAATCTTAGTTTACGCCGATTTACTGGGAGCAACAGGTGCAACTGCCACTACTGAATTTAGATTCAGAGGAAGTTTCGGGGAATTAAGACAAATGTATATCAAACAAATGCTTGCTGATAATGTAATCATCACCGGAACTTACTCGAGATGTTACGAAATCATAAACGCGGCTAATACCGTTATCGACAATATCAGCAAAGTAAAAGATCCGTCCAAACAAGCCCGAATGATCGGTGAAGCTAATTTTTTAAGATCGCTTGCTTATTTCGATTTAGTGCGCTTTTTTGCGAAACCATACGTTAGCGGTCAGCCTAATAATCAATTAGGAATTGTAATAAGAGACAAAGCCATTTATGATTTCAACGCCGATTTATCAAAAGAAAGAAGTACCGTTGCTGAAGTATATAAAGTAATCATTGACGGATTAAATCTCGCTTATACTAATCTTCCAAAAGACAATAGTTTTTATGCGGATAAATATGCTGCAAAAGCCCTATTAGCGAGAGTATATCTACAACAGGGCAACTACGCTTTGGCAAGAGACGCTGCTGATGATGTCATTAAAAACAGCGGACACTCTTTGTCTACAAAATATGCAGATGCCTTTAATCATGACACCGATCAGGCTGAAGACGTATTTGCTATCCAAATTACAAAACAAACCGGAGTAAACGATGCCAATACCTTTTATTCAGCTGAGAATAATGGAGGACGCGGAGGTGATATTTCGATCAGGGATCCTTATCTGAAAAAATTTACAGATCCTAACGACGATCGTGCAAAATTCAATTATGTAAACCCTGTAAACGACAGAATACTAACCCTGAAATTTACCGATCAGTTTGCTAATGTAGGGATTATTCGTCTGGCTGAAATGTACCTCATCAGAGCCGAAGCTAACTTTCGCGCCGGAACAGTGGTAGGCAACACTCCGATTGACGATATCAACATCATCAGAACAAGAGCCAATGCACAAAAACTGACCGCAGTAACACTTGATGCCATTTTATTAGAACGCCAATTCGAATTAGCTATGGAAGGCTTTTCCATTCACGATATCCGAAGAACAAAAGGCTCCATTGATGTAAGTGTCGACGGCGACGGATCTGAATTATTATCTTATGATGCAGATGTACTGGTATTTCCTATTCCAATCTTGGAAATGGATGCCAACAAAAAAATAACCCAGAATCCAGGTTACAGCAAGTAA
- a CDS encoding M20/M25/M40 family metallo-hydrolase, whose translation MMLRKLLLLTLFCCKSALFSQIVVPSPSKSDFSPTLSFLASDWMEGRGSTQKGAFMASEYIASMMELYQLVPYDTKSGYYQHFKIGEHTVKKTTLEIKKGSKETFLLSPNTDFQVTPIAQSLQKEAEVVFAGYGLNLPKENYDDYKNLNPKDKIVIVLKGYPGHSDSTSVSYQKFKKYYPEENNLEEIKLQTAISKGASALIVIDCKRWVKFKKETAFHSIENSAVTSIPVFELSKSAAEKLLSGSNISLERIEKKAAQKPFFASALLKNTKINFSIELQSQTFPVRNVLGMIPGKDTTKTIIVAAHYDHLGILNDSIYNGADDNASGVSGMLALAKKWSETKIKPPFTILFASWTAEEMGLLGSDYFVQQLDSEKQKILLAINMDMISRNSPEDKTHRMLSIGTQKENDYLKEIANLSNTKLSKPFTLDLWETNGHTGSDYASFTAKGIPIMTFFSGFHDDYHSTRDTASKVDLDKIKDVLFIVNTSLLNFINQLH comes from the coding sequence ATGATGTTACGAAAATTGCTTTTACTTACTTTGTTTTGCTGTAAGTCGGCCCTGTTTTCGCAAATCGTTGTTCCCAGTCCGTCTAAAAGTGATTTCTCCCCAACCCTTTCTTTTCTGGCTTCCGATTGGATGGAGGGGCGCGGAAGTACACAAAAAGGAGCTTTTATGGCCTCCGAATATATTGCTTCGATGATGGAACTGTACCAATTAGTTCCGTACGACACTAAATCAGGTTATTATCAGCATTTCAAAATTGGGGAGCACACTGTCAAGAAAACTACTCTTGAAATAAAAAAAGGCAGTAAAGAAACTTTTCTCCTTTCTCCAAATACTGATTTTCAGGTTACCCCTATCGCACAATCGTTACAAAAAGAAGCCGAAGTCGTTTTTGCAGGTTATGGATTAAATCTACCGAAAGAAAACTATGATGACTACAAAAATCTGAATCCAAAAGATAAAATTGTTATCGTTCTAAAAGGCTATCCGGGACATTCGGACAGCACTTCCGTATCGTATCAAAAATTCAAAAAGTACTATCCCGAAGAGAATAATCTGGAAGAAATCAAACTTCAAACTGCCATCAGTAAAGGAGCCAGCGCATTGATTGTTATTGATTGCAAAAGATGGGTTAAATTTAAAAAAGAAACTGCTTTTCATTCCATCGAAAATTCAGCTGTCACTTCCATTCCAGTTTTTGAACTAAGTAAATCTGCTGCCGAAAAACTGCTAAGCGGAAGTAACATTTCATTAGAACGTATAGAGAAAAAAGCGGCACAAAAACCATTCTTTGCTTCTGCTCTGCTAAAAAATACAAAAATCAATTTCTCGATAGAATTGCAGTCCCAAACTTTTCCGGTTCGCAATGTTTTAGGAATGATTCCAGGGAAAGACACCACTAAAACTATTATTGTTGCCGCTCATTACGATCATTTAGGCATTCTAAACGATTCTATTTACAATGGGGCCGACGACAATGCATCAGGGGTTTCCGGAATGCTGGCATTGGCAAAAAAATGGTCCGAAACCAAAATAAAACCTCCTTTCACTATTTTATTCGCTTCGTGGACTGCCGAAGAAATGGGACTTTTGGGAAGTGACTATTTTGTTCAGCAGTTGGATTCCGAAAAGCAAAAAATACTGCTCGCCATTAATATGGACATGATTTCGAGAAATTCTCCCGAGGACAAAACACATCGAATGCTAAGCATCGGAACACAAAAAGAAAACGATTATCTAAAAGAAATTGCGAATCTCAGCAATACAAAACTTTCGAAACCTTTTACACTTGATCTCTGGGAAACCAACGGACATACCGGAAGTGATTATGCCTCTTTTACTGCTAAAGGGATTCCCATCATGACCTTCTTCAGTGGCTTTCATGACGATTACCACTCCACCAGAGATACCGCTTCAAAAGTAGATTTAGATAAGATAAAAGATGTTCTCTTCATCGTCAATACTTCTCTTTTAAATTTTATAAACCAGCTGCATTAA
- a CDS encoding SusC/RagA family TonB-linked outer membrane protein — MKINFKFFLGLLITLFIQIANAQEGSITGKVTDSKRVPLPGVNILVKGTKVSTQTDFDGNFKITAKKGDVLTVSYVSFATVHVPASNLMTVQLVETQNELEAVLVVGYGTQTKKNLTDNIARVTAKDIQQIPVSNVQNALVGKLAGVQITQTNGKVEGGINVRVRGAASISAGTQPLYVLDGIPLITDNESSNGAPTNPLLTLSPNEIESIDVLKDASSAAIYGARGANGVVIITTKKGKDGKGTFSLNFSQGVSEATHKRKWLNAKQYVELIREAGKNVDDLASVEEELDRLAQGTDWRNGEIDTDWQDIAFQTGYTTDADFSVSGGDDKTRYFFSGAYNNTTGIIDSNSLERITGRSNLSHKLSDRFTVGMNIGFSRAIINRVQDDNSFTSPLQSVAQAPISQARLADGTANPNTEYANYLLAKDNTFWKTIMRRLTGKVFGELKIVKGLKFNSDFSYDYMTQTEDYWQGKNAPFMATDGAVFATSVNTENYIFSNYFTYDKTFAEKHALNLVAGMELNKYNNRYQDVNSIYFPNDGFQTIDGGAEINEGHGREIDYAFVSQFGRLSYAFDGKYLFKASIRRDGSSRFGKNERYGVFPALSAGWVISKENFLKENPVLTYLKIKGSWGKLGNAEIGNFASRQLYQTNPYNLKSGLTFDQPGNDNLTWEKSTQIDFGAELGFLDKITFEADYYQKDTDGLLFDVPLPKSAGGGDLGTISKNIGKIRSSGFEFTLNTKNITTENFTWTTSFNLTTNQSKVKSLPNNNADVISSYTINRVGENISSFYLVEYAGVDPANGDALFVKNTKNADGSIDRSTTNDYSEAQRTILGNPFPTLMSGLTNTILYKGVDFSFTFQGEWGASIYNTAGIYQSTAADYFDNQTLDQLDRWQKPGDITNVPQARFGGSNGTQNSSRYLDKSDFIRLRNLTLGYSLPKKTVSDMGMSNLRVYMTAVNLLTFTNYKGSDPESRRDDITRANPNIGQEFYSAPPARTIAMGVNINF, encoded by the coding sequence ATGAAAATCAACTTTAAGTTTTTTTTGGGGCTATTGATCACATTATTTATACAAATAGCCAATGCGCAGGAAGGATCTATTACAGGGAAAGTTACTGACTCAAAACGAGTTCCGCTTCCGGGAGTTAACATTCTTGTAAAAGGAACAAAAGTCAGTACTCAAACTGATTTTGACGGAAATTTTAAAATAACAGCAAAAAAAGGAGACGTACTAACAGTAAGTTATGTCAGTTTTGCAACTGTACACGTCCCTGCCTCCAATTTAATGACCGTTCAACTGGTCGAAACACAAAATGAACTGGAAGCTGTTTTGGTCGTTGGTTACGGAACACAGACTAAAAAGAATTTAACGGACAATATTGCCCGCGTTACGGCTAAAGATATCCAGCAAATACCTGTTTCAAACGTTCAAAATGCGCTGGTGGGTAAACTTGCCGGTGTACAAATCACTCAGACAAATGGTAAAGTTGAAGGCGGTATAAATGTTAGAGTTCGTGGTGCTGCCAGTATTAGTGCGGGAACACAGCCTTTATATGTTTTAGATGGAATTCCCTTGATTACAGACAACGAATCCAGCAACGGAGCGCCAACAAATCCATTATTGACTTTGAGCCCTAATGAAATCGAGTCTATTGACGTCTTAAAAGATGCTTCTTCTGCAGCGATTTATGGTGCACGTGGTGCTAATGGAGTAGTAATCATCACTACCAAAAAAGGAAAAGACGGAAAAGGAACTTTCTCTCTTAATTTCTCGCAAGGTGTCAGCGAAGCTACTCACAAGAGAAAGTGGCTTAATGCAAAACAATATGTTGAATTAATACGCGAAGCCGGAAAAAATGTTGACGATTTGGCCTCGGTAGAAGAAGAACTGGATCGTCTGGCTCAGGGAACAGATTGGAGAAACGGAGAAATTGATACAGACTGGCAGGATATCGCCTTTCAAACGGGATATACCACCGATGCTGATTTTTCGGTTTCCGGCGGAGACGACAAAACCAGATACTTCTTTTCAGGAGCTTACAACAACACTACCGGAATTATCGACAGTAACAGTCTGGAGAGAATAACCGGAAGATCTAACTTATCTCACAAACTATCAGATCGTTTTACTGTGGGAATGAACATTGGTTTTTCAAGAGCCATCATCAACAGAGTGCAGGATGATAACTCTTTTACATCACCTTTACAATCCGTAGCGCAGGCTCCAATATCACAGGCAAGACTGGCAGACGGAACGGCAAACCCAAATACAGAATATGCTAACTATTTATTGGCAAAAGACAATACTTTTTGGAAAACCATCATGCGCAGACTTACCGGAAAAGTTTTTGGCGAACTTAAAATAGTAAAAGGTCTGAAGTTCAATTCTGATTTTTCTTATGACTACATGACTCAAACAGAAGACTACTGGCAAGGAAAAAATGCTCCTTTTATGGCAACAGACGGTGCTGTATTTGCGACCTCGGTAAATACCGAAAATTATATTTTCAGTAACTACTTTACCTACGACAAAACATTTGCAGAAAAACACGCTCTGAATCTTGTTGCCGGTATGGAACTTAACAAGTACAACAATAGATATCAGGATGTAAATAGCATCTACTTCCCTAACGACGGTTTTCAGACGATCGACGGAGGAGCCGAAATTAATGAAGGGCATGGTAGGGAAATCGATTATGCATTTGTATCTCAATTTGGAAGATTAAGCTATGCTTTTGATGGCAAATACCTGTTTAAAGCCAGTATTCGTCGTGACGGCTCTTCCCGTTTTGGAAAAAACGAACGCTATGGTGTTTTCCCTGCACTTTCTGCCGGTTGGGTAATATCAAAGGAAAATTTCCTGAAAGAAAATCCGGTTTTAACGTATTTGAAAATAAAAGGAAGCTGGGGTAAATTAGGAAATGCCGAAATTGGGAACTTTGCTTCACGCCAGTTGTATCAGACAAATCCCTATAATTTAAAATCAGGACTTACCTTTGATCAGCCAGGAAATGATAATTTAACCTGGGAGAAATCGACTCAAATTGATTTTGGTGCCGAGCTAGGCTTTTTAGATAAAATTACTTTCGAGGCCGATTACTACCAAAAAGATACGGACGGGTTGCTTTTTGATGTTCCGCTTCCTAAAAGTGCCGGCGGTGGTGATTTAGGAACCATTAGCAAAAATATTGGAAAGATCAGAAGTAGTGGTTTCGAATTCACTTTAAACACCAAAAATATCACCACCGAAAATTTTACCTGGACAACAAGTTTCAATTTAACGACCAATCAATCCAAAGTAAAATCATTACCCAACAACAATGCTGATGTAATAAGCAGTTATACCATTAATAGAGTGGGTGAAAACATTTCGTCTTTCTATTTGGTAGAGTACGCAGGGGTTGATCCCGCAAACGGAGATGCACTTTTTGTAAAAAACACAAAAAATGCCGATGGAAGCATTGACAGAAGTACCACTAATGACTACAGTGAAGCACAGAGAACCATTCTTGGGAATCCGTTTCCAACCTTAATGTCAGGACTTACCAATACGATCCTGTACAAAGGAGTTGATTTTTCATTTACTTTCCAGGGAGAATGGGGTGCCAGTATTTACAACACTGCAGGAATTTATCAGTCTACAGCAGCCGATTATTTTGACAACCAGACTCTGGATCAGTTAGACCGTTGGCAAAAACCGGGAGACATTACCAATGTACCTCAAGCGAGATTTGGCGGTTCAAATGGTACCCAAAATTCAAGTCGCTATCTGGACAAATCAGATTTTATCCGTTTAAGAAACCTGACTTTAGGATATTCGTTACCTAAAAAGACAGTAAGCGATATGGGAATGAGCAATTTAAGAGTATACATGACCGCTGTAAATTTATTGACTTTTACCAATTATAAAGGTTCTGATCCTGAGTCACGAAGAGACGATATCACAAGAGCAAATCCTAATATTGGGCAGGAATTTTATTCGGCTCCGCCAGCGAGAACAATTGCGATGGGAGTAAATATCAATTTTTAA
- a CDS encoding penicillin acylase family protein, giving the protein MFTTKTIKLALVLCCASLPLSAQKINSKEAVRLENLAQQVTIIRDNWGIPHVYGKTDADAVFGLLYAQCEDDFKRIEMNYIEKLGRLSEIKGQGVLYNDLEIKLLIDTEETKADYKKAPLWLKKLLNSYADAVNFYLYKHPEVKPALLTHFEPWFPLLWTDGSIGAISTADLTTGELKAFYSGNGDKVAYVEREKNVQTGSNGFAFAPSKTAAGNAILYINPHTTFYFRPEVQVTSEEGLNVYGAVTWGQFFVYQGFNEHCGWMHTSSNVDVADMYAEKIVDKKGKLFYEFDQKLIPVIEKEIIISYKENGKLIPKKFKTYFTNNGPIMAKRDGKWISLKSNNRSMTSLIQSWVRTKSTSFEDYKKAMDLKANTSNNTVYADSKGNIAYWHGNFIPIRDKGLNWSKVIDGSVSATQWKGLHEVNETVHLYNPTNGWLQNCNSTPYTVAGENSPKRENYLPYMAPDGENFRGINAVRIFSKGSQYTLDKVIADGYDTKLSIFEILIPSLITVYEKNKTEYPELNEAISILKNWDYYAKENSIATTLAVEWAYKLDPIILKAYIDEGEPDQVENTKKFASNATANQMLPQLQAVLKELNSKWGTWKVAWGEINRFQRSNGDIDLKYDDAQPSLPIAFGPGSWGSLPSFKSSYQKDSKKRYGYNGNSFVCAVEFGPKIKAKSLLAGGNSGDPGSKHFNDQNEMYRNGSFKEVLFYKEDVIKNAEKTYHPGE; this is encoded by the coding sequence ATGTTTACTACCAAAACTATAAAATTAGCCCTTGTACTTTGTTGCGCAAGTCTTCCACTTTCTGCACAAAAAATCAATTCAAAAGAAGCCGTTCGTCTCGAAAATTTAGCCCAACAGGTTACTATTATCAGAGACAACTGGGGTATTCCGCATGTTTATGGAAAAACCGATGCCGATGCTGTTTTTGGATTACTGTACGCCCAATGTGAAGATGATTTCAAACGCATTGAAATGAACTATATTGAAAAACTGGGACGTCTTTCAGAAATAAAAGGGCAAGGAGTCTTATACAATGATTTAGAAATCAAATTATTAATAGACACCGAAGAAACCAAAGCCGATTATAAAAAAGCGCCCTTATGGCTCAAAAAATTATTAAACAGTTATGCCGATGCTGTTAACTTTTATCTCTACAAACATCCCGAAGTAAAACCGGCGCTCTTAACTCATTTCGAACCCTGGTTTCCTTTGCTTTGGACCGACGGAAGTATCGGAGCCATCAGTACCGCCGATTTGACAACAGGAGAATTAAAAGCTTTTTATTCCGGTAACGGCGATAAAGTAGCCTATGTTGAAAGAGAAAAAAATGTACAGACAGGTTCTAATGGTTTTGCATTTGCCCCATCAAAAACAGCCGCCGGCAACGCTATTTTGTACATCAATCCACATACCACCTTTTATTTCAGACCTGAAGTACAAGTCACCAGCGAAGAAGGTTTAAATGTTTACGGAGCAGTAACCTGGGGGCAATTTTTCGTCTATCAGGGTTTCAATGAGCATTGCGGATGGATGCACACCTCCTCCAACGTTGATGTTGCCGATATGTATGCTGAAAAAATTGTCGATAAAAAAGGTAAATTATTTTATGAGTTTGATCAAAAACTAATCCCCGTTATCGAAAAAGAAATTATAATAAGTTACAAAGAGAACGGAAAATTAATCCCTAAAAAATTCAAAACCTATTTTACCAATAACGGTCCGATCATGGCCAAACGTGATGGAAAATGGATCAGTCTAAAGTCAAACAATCGCTCGATGACCAGTTTAATTCAGAGTTGGGTCAGAACCAAATCTACCAGTTTTGAAGATTACAAAAAAGCGATGGACTTAAAAGCCAATACTTCGAACAATACTGTTTACGCAGACAGTAAAGGAAATATCGCCTACTGGCACGGAAATTTTATCCCCATCAGAGACAAAGGCCTTAATTGGTCGAAAGTCATTGACGGATCGGTCTCGGCTACGCAATGGAAAGGTCTTCATGAAGTAAACGAAACCGTTCATTTGTATAATCCAACAAATGGATGGCTGCAAAACTGTAACTCCACACCTTATACTGTTGCGGGAGAAAACAGTCCGAAAAGAGAAAACTACTTGCCTTATATGGCACCTGACGGAGAAAATTTCAGAGGAATAAACGCCGTTCGAATTTTCAGCAAAGGCAGTCAGTATACTTTAGACAAAGTAATTGCTGACGGATATGATACTAAATTGTCGATTTTTGAAATTTTAATTCCAAGTCTGATTACGGTTTACGAAAAAAACAAAACAGAATATCCCGAATTGAATGAAGCCATTTCAATACTCAAAAACTGGGATTATTATGCCAAAGAAAATTCAATAGCCACAACTTTAGCGGTCGAATGGGCCTATAAATTAGACCCGATTATACTGAAAGCATACATCGATGAAGGAGAACCGGATCAGGTCGAGAATACTAAAAAATTTGCCTCCAATGCTACAGCCAATCAAATGCTTCCGCAATTACAGGCGGTTTTAAAAGAACTGAATTCAAAATGGGGAACCTGGAAAGTAGCCTGGGGAGAAATAAACCGATTTCAGCGTTCAAACGGTGACATCGATTTAAAATATGACGACGCACAGCCAAGCTTACCAATCGCTTTTGGACCTGGCTCCTGGGGAAGTTTGCCTTCCTTCAAAAGCAGTTATCAGAAAGACTCCAAAAAACGATACGGTTACAATGGCAACAGTTTTGTATGTGCCGTAGAATTTGGTCCAAAAATAAAAGCAAAATCATTGTTAGCCGGAGGCAATAGCGGAGATCCTGGCTCCAAACATTTTAACGATCAAAACGAAATGTATCGAAATGGAAGCTTTAAAGAAGTCTTGTTTTACAAAGAAGATGTGATCAAAAATGCTGAGAAAACCTATCATCCCGGTGAATGA